From a region of the Lentimicrobiaceae bacterium genome:
- a CDS encoding isoleucine--tRNA ligase — MNKYPEYKQLNLSSLGKEVLQRWEDENVFQKSLDIRRDCKPFIFYEGPPSANGTPGIHHVMARAIKDIFCRYKTMKGFLVNRKAGWDTHGLPIEIAVEKFLGITKEDIGKKISVDDYNKACRTEVMKYKDMWDDLTRRIGYWVDLEHPYITFDNKYMETIWFLLSKLYEKGLLYKGYTIQPFSPAAGTGLSTHELNQPGCYRNVKDNTVVAQFKVVRDTKSAHLFTDLHGELFFMAWTTTPWTLPSNTALAVGKNIEYVKVKTFNPYTSLPITVILAKELYGRYFPEKNAGLKLTDFESGQKAIPFELAGNYKGSELEGMRYEQLLPYAQPAEGDAFRVITGDFVTTEDGTGIVHIAPSFGADDFKVAKQNGIGALTLVDRQGRFTEEMGEFAGRYVKAEYAADYDPSKEDNVDIDIIVKLKKENRAFKTEKYEHSYPHCWRTDKPILYYPLDSWFIRTTAYRDQMLALNKTINWKPEATGTGRFGNWLENLVDWNLSRSRYWGTPLPIWMSEDKEETLCISSVAQLKSEIEKSVAAGFMTSNPLEAYQPGDNSDSNYSSFDLHRPYVDDIVLVSPSGKKMLRETDLIDVWFDSGAMPFAQFHYPFENKETLDRYFPADFIAEGVDQTRGWFFTLHAIATMAFDSLSFKAVISNGLVLDKNGNKMSKRLNNAVDPFETIEKYGPDATRWYMITNAQPWDNLKFDLEGIGEVQRKFFGTLYNTYNFFALYANIDGFTYSEAEIPLNERPEIDRWILSELNSLIESVDGYYADYEPTKAGRAIADFVDAHLSNWYVRLSRRRFWKGDYSTDKISAYQTLYKCLETVAILSAPIAPFFTDRLFTDLNAITGRNKATSIHLADFVKADTSCIDKSLEERMQIAQKISSMVLSLRKQHRIRVRQPLSRIMVPVSSEAFKEQVEAVKNLILSEVNIKDIEYITGQGILVKKVKANFKALGPRYGKLMKQIAATLAGIDQSLIAQYEKEGKLNLLVEGESVELIEGDMEVITEDIPGWVVASVGTLTVALDVTITEELREEGIARELINRIQNIRKDKNFEVTDKIIIEVEKNNGLSEALNHNYSYICSETLAESLQFVEGIHPSKSIVVDLSDDLQAVISVERLG; from the coding sequence ATGAACAAATACCCTGAATATAAACAACTTAACCTTTCATCACTCGGCAAAGAAGTGCTGCAGAGATGGGAAGATGAAAATGTATTTCAAAAAAGCCTGGATATCAGACGCGACTGCAAACCTTTCATTTTCTATGAAGGGCCACCCTCAGCCAATGGAACTCCTGGTATCCATCATGTTATGGCCCGGGCCATAAAGGACATTTTTTGCCGCTACAAAACCATGAAAGGCTTTTTGGTTAACCGCAAAGCGGGATGGGATACACACGGCCTGCCGATTGAAATTGCTGTTGAAAAATTTCTGGGCATCACCAAAGAAGATATTGGCAAAAAAATTTCGGTTGACGATTACAACAAGGCTTGTCGCACCGAAGTAATGAAATACAAGGACATGTGGGATGACTTAACCCGCCGGATTGGCTATTGGGTTGATTTGGAGCATCCTTACATCACTTTCGACAACAAGTACATGGAAACCATCTGGTTTCTGCTATCCAAACTTTACGAAAAAGGGCTTTTATACAAAGGCTACACCATTCAGCCTTTTTCGCCTGCTGCCGGCACCGGACTTAGCACCCATGAGCTGAATCAGCCTGGTTGCTACCGTAATGTTAAAGACAATACCGTTGTTGCCCAGTTTAAAGTTGTCCGCGATACAAAATCAGCTCATTTGTTTACCGACCTGCATGGTGAACTTTTCTTTATGGCCTGGACAACCACCCCCTGGACCCTGCCCAGCAATACAGCCCTGGCTGTAGGTAAAAACATTGAATATGTAAAGGTTAAAACCTTTAACCCATATACTTCGCTGCCCATAACTGTAATATTAGCCAAAGAGTTATATGGCAGGTATTTTCCTGAAAAAAATGCCGGACTGAAGCTGACTGACTTCGAATCAGGCCAAAAAGCAATTCCTTTTGAGCTGGCCGGCAATTACAAAGGCAGTGAATTGGAAGGAATGCGTTATGAGCAGCTTCTGCCATATGCACAACCTGCCGAAGGCGACGCTTTTCGCGTGATAACAGGTGATTTTGTTACTACCGAAGACGGCACAGGTATTGTACATATAGCGCCAAGTTTTGGTGCCGATGACTTTAAAGTAGCCAAACAAAACGGAATCGGGGCACTTACACTTGTTGACAGACAAGGCCGCTTTACCGAAGAGATGGGCGAATTTGCAGGCCGTTATGTAAAAGCAGAGTATGCTGCGGATTACGATCCTTCTAAAGAAGACAATGTGGATATCGATATCATTGTCAAACTTAAAAAGGAAAACCGTGCTTTTAAAACAGAGAAATACGAGCACTCTTATCCGCACTGCTGGCGTACCGATAAACCAATCCTTTACTATCCTCTGGACAGCTGGTTTATTCGCACTACCGCCTACCGCGACCAGATGCTGGCATTAAACAAAACCATCAACTGGAAACCTGAGGCAACCGGTACCGGTCGTTTTGGCAACTGGCTCGAAAATCTGGTCGACTGGAACCTGAGCCGTTCACGCTATTGGGGAACACCTCTGCCAATCTGGATGAGTGAAGACAAGGAAGAAACCCTTTGCATCAGCTCTGTAGCGCAGCTCAAGAGTGAAATTGAAAAATCGGTTGCTGCCGGATTCATGACATCCAACCCATTGGAAGCATATCAGCCTGGCGATAATTCTGACAGCAATTACAGCTCGTTTGACCTGCACAGGCCTTACGTAGATGATATTGTACTGGTTTCACCTTCAGGCAAAAAAATGCTGAGAGAAACCGATCTCATTGACGTATGGTTTGACTCAGGCGCCATGCCATTTGCCCAGTTCCATTACCCATTCGAAAACAAGGAAACACTTGACCGCTATTTCCCGGCCGATTTTATAGCCGAAGGCGTTGATCAAACCCGCGGTTGGTTCTTCACCCTCCATGCCATTGCTACAATGGCGTTTGACTCATTGTCGTTTAAAGCAGTTATTTCAAACGGACTTGTACTTGATAAAAACGGCAATAAAATGTCGAAACGCCTGAACAATGCAGTTGATCCGTTTGAAACCATTGAAAAATATGGCCCTGATGCAACACGTTGGTACATGATTACCAATGCACAACCCTGGGATAATCTTAAATTTGACCTTGAAGGAATTGGCGAAGTGCAGCGTAAGTTCTTCGGAACCTTATACAATACCTACAATTTCTTTGCCTTATATGCCAATATTGACGGGTTCACATACAGTGAAGCAGAAATTCCGTTAAACGAACGTCCGGAAATTGACCGGTGGATATTATCAGAGCTTAACAGCCTTATAGAATCGGTTGACGGATATTATGCCGACTACGAGCCCACCAAGGCCGGCCGCGCCATTGCCGATTTTGTAGATGCACATCTCAGCAACTGGTATGTTCGACTTTCGCGCCGCCGTTTCTGGAAGGGCGACTATTCAACTGACAAAATATCAGCCTATCAGACACTGTATAAATGTCTCGAAACTGTTGCCATCCTTTCTGCACCAATTGCTCCGTTCTTCACCGACAGATTATTTACCGACCTGAACGCAATAACGGGCCGCAACAAGGCAACATCAATACACCTTGCTGACTTTGTAAAAGCTGACACTTCCTGTATTGACAAATCACTTGAAGAGCGGATGCAGATTGCACAGAAAATATCATCAATGGTGCTTTCTTTGCGCAAACAGCACAGAATCAGAGTAAGGCAACCCTTAAGCCGTATTATGGTTCCTGTATCTTCCGAAGCTTTCAAAGAACAGGTTGAAGCCGTTAAAAACCTGATCCTTAGCGAAGTCAACATCAAAGACATCGAATACATTACAGGACAGGGCATTCTGGTAAAAAAAGTAAAAGCTAACTTTAAGGCCCTGGGCCCCCGGTATGGCAAACTGATGAAACAGATTGCTGCAACACTTGCGGGTATTGACCAATCATTGATTGCCCAGTACGAAAAAGAAGGAAAGCTGAACCTGTTGGTTGAAGGTGAATCAGTTGAACTGATTGAAGGAGACATGGAAGTTATTACCGAAGACATTCCCGGATGGGTTGTTGCATCTGTTGGCACATTAACTGTTGCACTTGATGTTACCATTACCGAAGAACTTCGCGAAGAAGGAATTGCCCGTGAGCTCATTAACCGAATTCAAAATATCCGTAAAGACAAAAACTTTGAAGTAACCGATAAGATTATCATCGAAGTTGAGAAAAACAATGGGCTGAGTGAAGCCCTGAATCATAATTATTCGTATATTTGTTCAGAGACCCTCGCCGAATCGCTGCAGTTTGTTGAAGGCATTCATCCTTCTAAAAGCATTGTAGTTGATTTGTCAGACGACCTGCAGGCAGTTATCAGCGTTGAACGCTTAGGCTAA
- a CDS encoding TraR/DksA C4-type zinc finger protein, protein MNVKESQEESVKNRYSDEELEEFKQIILTKLEKARKDLKMLTEAFANSNEHDISDTSPTFKVLEEGYQVNSKEENSKLAARQDKFITALENALVRIENKSYGICRVTGRLISKERLRIVPHATLSIEAKLNQPK, encoded by the coding sequence ATGAACGTAAAAGAATCACAGGAAGAAAGCGTAAAAAACAGATATTCCGATGAAGAATTGGAAGAGTTTAAGCAAATCATCCTGACAAAGCTGGAGAAGGCTCGTAAAGATCTAAAAATGCTTACCGAAGCTTTTGCAAACAGCAATGAGCATGACATCAGCGACACTTCGCCTACATTTAAAGTGCTGGAAGAAGGCTATCAGGTTAATTCGAAAGAAGAAAACAGCAAACTGGCTGCTCGACAGGATAAGTTTATTACTGCTCTTGAAAATGCACTTGTCCGTATTGAAAATAAATCCTACGGAATTTGCAGAGTAACCGGTAGACTGATTTCGAAAGAAAGGCTCAGAATTGTTCCGCACGCCACGCTCAGCATCGAAGCTAAACTTAATCAACCTAAATAA
- a CDS encoding lipoprotein signal peptidase: MKKSFLIVTIVLIIDQTLKFWIKTNMSLGQEFNIIGNWFIIHFTENPGMAFGMQFAGDYGKLILSLFRIVAIAGIIYYLYMITRKKVKTGLLISLSLVLAGAIGNMIDSAFYGMLFSSSNYFEVARFLPAEGGYASFLHGRVVDMFYFPVMQGFYPQWVPFWGGEEFIFFRPVFNIADSSITIGVLMMIVFQKQFFKK; the protein is encoded by the coding sequence TTGAAAAAATCATTTTTAATTGTCACTATAGTTCTGATTATTGATCAGACACTGAAGTTCTGGATAAAAACCAATATGAGCCTGGGTCAGGAGTTCAATATTATTGGCAACTGGTTTATTATTCATTTTACTGAAAACCCGGGCATGGCTTTTGGTATGCAGTTTGCCGGTGATTATGGAAAGTTAATCCTCAGCCTGTTCAGAATTGTGGCTATAGCAGGTATCATTTACTACCTGTACATGATTACCCGTAAAAAAGTAAAAACAGGGCTTTTAATCAGTCTTTCGCTGGTATTGGCTGGCGCTATTGGCAATATGATTGACAGTGCTTTTTATGGCATGTTATTCAGCAGCAGCAATTATTTTGAAGTTGCCCGCTTTTTACCAGCCGAAGGAGGTTATGCTTCATTCCTGCACGGACGGGTGGTTGATATGTTCTATTTTCCGGTTATGCAAGGCTTTTATCCCCAATGGGTGCCTTTCTGGGGAGGTGAAGAATTTATCTTTTTCAGACCAGTCTTTAATATCGCTGATTCTTCCATCACCATAGGGGTATTGATGATGATTGTTTTTCAAAAGCAGTTTTTCAAGAAGTAA
- the truB gene encoding tRNA pseudouridine(55) synthase TruB, giving the protein MHYKFEEGEVLLVNKPLTWTSFDVINRFRFFLKKQLGIKKIKVGHAGTLDPLADGLLIICTGKSTKRIDEFQGQEKEYTGTFRLGATTPSFDLEKEIDQEYETRHITDKMILDAAAALTGEIQQIPPVYSAIKIGGKRAYNYARNEKEVKLEARSVHIRKFEITRIAMPDVDFRISCSKGTYIRSIARDFGELLQSGAHLIALRRTRIGEFLLTDAHNLDELMADLTALAEQENSGNETLETKV; this is encoded by the coding sequence ATGCATTATAAATTTGAAGAAGGAGAAGTTCTTCTCGTTAATAAACCGTTAACCTGGACTTCTTTTGATGTGATTAACCGCTTCAGGTTTTTTCTGAAGAAGCAACTGGGTATCAAAAAAATCAAAGTCGGGCACGCCGGAACCCTTGATCCGCTGGCTGATGGATTGCTTATTATTTGTACCGGTAAGTCAACCAAACGGATTGATGAGTTTCAGGGGCAGGAAAAAGAGTATACCGGTACATTCAGGCTTGGCGCAACCACTCCCTCATTTGACCTGGAAAAGGAAATTGATCAGGAATACGAAACCAGGCATATAACTGATAAAATGATACTGGACGCTGCTGCCGCACTAACTGGAGAAATTCAACAGATTCCGCCGGTTTATTCAGCTATCAAAATAGGAGGGAAGCGGGCTTATAATTATGCCCGAAATGAAAAGGAAGTCAAGCTGGAAGCCCGTTCGGTTCATATCAGAAAATTTGAAATAACCCGGATTGCCATGCCTGATGTTGATTTCAGGATTAGTTGCAGTAAGGGAACTTATATCCGTTCAATTGCCCGCGATTTTGGTGAATTGCTGCAAAGCGGAGCGCACCTTATCGCTTTAAGACGCACTCGTATAGGCGAATTCCTGCTTACAGATGCCCATAACCTCGATGAATTAATGGCCGATCTTACAGCTTTAGCAGAGCAGGAAAATTCGGGCAACGAAACACTGGAAACCAAAGTTTAA
- a CDS encoding undecaprenyl-diphosphate phosphatase, with amino-acid sequence MNTLQAIIIAIVEGITEFLPVSSTGHMIITQELLGIKIDDFVKAFTVNIQFGAILSVIVLYWKRFFQTLDFYFKLFVAFLPAAVIGFLLSDFIDSLLENVVVVAVMLVLGGIVLVFVDKWFKNPAKDQTVSYPTALKIGFFQCIAMIPGVSRSAATIIGGMTQKLDRRNAAEFSFFLAVPTMFAAAGYKLLQNYQTITSDNIDSLLIGNAVAFVVALIAIKSFIAFLTKYGFKVFGYYRIIVGLIILAMLALGYDLNIA; translated from the coding sequence ATGAATACTCTTCAGGCAATTATCATTGCAATAGTGGAAGGAATTACTGAGTTTCTGCCTGTTTCATCCACTGGCCATATGATTATTACCCAGGAATTGCTGGGTATTAAAATTGATGATTTTGTTAAGGCTTTTACTGTGAATATTCAGTTTGGAGCAATTCTTTCGGTGATTGTTTTATACTGGAAACGTTTTTTTCAAACATTGGATTTTTACTTTAAGTTGTTTGTCGCTTTTTTGCCGGCAGCCGTTATCGGTTTTCTTCTAAGCGATTTTATCGACAGCCTGCTCGAAAATGTGGTAGTAGTTGCTGTAATGTTGGTTTTAGGTGGAATAGTGCTCGTGTTTGTCGACAAATGGTTTAAAAACCCGGCCAAAGACCAAACAGTTAGTTATCCCACCGCATTAAAAATAGGTTTCTTTCAATGCATTGCCATGATTCCCGGCGTTTCGCGTTCAGCAGCTACCATAATTGGGGGTATGACTCAGAAACTAGATCGCCGCAATGCAGCTGAATTTTCGTTCTTTCTTGCTGTGCCAACCATGTTTGCTGCTGCAGGCTACAAATTGCTGCAAAACTATCAGACAATTACTTCTGACAATATTGATTCATTGTTGATAGGCAATGCAGTTGCTTTTGTAGTAGCACTTATTGCCATTAAATCATTTATTGCTTTCCTGACCAAATATGGTTTTAAAGTGTTCGGCTATTACCGGATAATAGTCGGACTAATCATCCTGGCCATGCTGGCTTTAGGATATGACCTAAATATTGCCTGA
- a CDS encoding DUF3098 domain-containing protein encodes MDLNKKVKVAAEKKAAPVNDKELQFAFGKENYRLMLIGLGVIVLGFVLMVGGGSDDPNVFNESIFNVQRLTVAPLLILAGYIIEIFAIMKKPRD; translated from the coding sequence ATGGATTTAAATAAAAAGGTAAAAGTAGCTGCCGAAAAAAAGGCTGCTCCGGTAAACGATAAAGAGCTTCAGTTCGCTTTTGGGAAAGAGAACTACCGCCTGATGTTAATTGGACTGGGTGTTATTGTGCTTGGTTTTGTGCTCATGGTTGGCGGTGGATCAGATGATCCAAACGTTTTTAACGAATCTATTTTTAATGTGCAACGACTTACCGTTGCTCCATTGCTCATACTGGCAGGCTACATCATTGAAATTTTTGCCATAATGAAGAAACCCCGCGATTAA
- a CDS encoding cell division protein FtsX, whose product MSRTEDKLSRRRLQTSTATTIISISLVLFMLGLLGLIVLHASKLSDYVKENIGFSVIIKEEVKESGILEFQKKLDLEHFVKSTEYITKEEAATELTKDLGEDFVGFLGYNPLLASIDIRLNAAYANNDSLKILEKKLVANPIVKEVFYHKSLVDLVNQNIRRISMVIMAFTLVLLLISFALINNTIRLTVYSKRFIIKSMQLVGATQRFIRKPFLLRSLLHGFISALIAIVLLGLVLYFSRQAMPELVDLQDIDMFLSLFGIVTALGLFITGISTLFAVRKYLRISNDNLYY is encoded by the coding sequence ATGTCACGCACCGAAGACAAACTCAGCCGCAGGCGTTTACAAACATCAACAGCAACCACCATAATCAGTATTTCACTCGTACTTTTTATGCTGGGCTTGCTTGGTTTGATTGTTTTACATGCCAGTAAACTTTCGGACTATGTAAAGGAAAACATTGGCTTTTCGGTAATTATTAAAGAGGAAGTCAAAGAATCAGGGATTCTCGAGTTTCAGAAAAAACTCGATTTGGAGCATTTTGTAAAATCAACAGAATATATTACCAAGGAAGAGGCCGCAACAGAGCTTACCAAAGATTTAGGCGAAGATTTTGTTGGCTTTTTGGGGTATAATCCCTTGCTTGCCTCTATTGATATCAGGCTAAACGCTGCTTATGCCAACAATGACAGCCTGAAAATTCTGGAAAAAAAACTGGTGGCCAATCCGATAGTAAAGGAAGTGTTTTACCATAAGTCACTGGTTGATCTTGTTAATCAGAATATCCGCCGGATAAGTATGGTAATTATGGCTTTTACTCTGGTGCTGTTACTGATTTCTTTTGCTTTGATTAACAATACAATCCGTCTGACTGTGTACAGTAAGCGTTTTATTATCAAAAGCATGCAATTGGTTGGTGCAACACAACGCTTCATCAGAAAACCATTTTTACTGCGTAGTTTGTTACATGGTTTTATTAGTGCGTTGATTGCCATAGTTTTGCTCGGTCTTGTCCTTTATTTTTCACGACAGGCTATGCCTGAACTGGTTGATTTGCAGGATATTGATATGTTTCTGTCGTTGTTTGGAATTGTTACCGCTTTGGGATTGTTTATTACTGGTATTTCAACCTTGTTTGCCGTTCGTAAATACCTGCGAATAAGTAATGATAATCTTTATTATTGA
- a CDS encoding DUF4252 domain-containing protein: MKRILIFLGLLACTLGVKGQNSAVEQLFARYGDKDGFTTVTISRAMFSLFASETESKDEFNNAVKGLESIRILTPDETIAKGSLNFFREISKSLPAAQYEELMSVKEKDQVFKMLIRKKGNVITEFLMIGGGNENLLIYITGNINLKSISKLSKAMDIEGMDNIEKVGKP; the protein is encoded by the coding sequence ATGAAAAGAATCCTGATTTTTCTGGGTTTGTTGGCCTGTACACTGGGCGTAAAAGGACAAAATTCAGCGGTGGAACAATTGTTTGCCAGATATGGTGATAAAGATGGATTTACTACAGTTACCATTTCGAGAGCCATGTTCAGTTTATTTGCCAGTGAAACAGAGAGCAAAGATGAGTTCAACAATGCCGTAAAAGGTCTTGAGTCAATCCGGATTCTCACCCCCGATGAAACCATAGCCAAAGGAAGCCTGAATTTTTTCAGGGAAATAAGTAAAAGTTTGCCGGCTGCGCAGTACGAAGAGCTCATGTCAGTAAAAGAAAAAGACCAGGTTTTTAAAATGCTCATCAGAAAAAAAGGAAATGTAATTACCGAATTTCTTATGATTGGAGGAGGAAATGAGAACCTGTTGATATACATAACCGGTAATATCAATCTGAAGTCAATTTCTAAATTATCAAAAGCCATGGACATTGAAGGCATGGATAATATTGAGAAGGTTGGAAAGCCATAA
- a CDS encoding sigma-70 family RNA polymerase sigma factor encodes MGEKLYRMAYRLLGDSESARDILQELYLKLWETRGELHHLSSIDAFACTMLKNKCLDKLRLLKPVVDIEVLSSTGLNPEIAFDHNESLIEVRKVMNLLPEKQKLIMQMRDIDGFTFEEIAVLSETSVNNVRVQLCNARKWVKNELIKIYSYGLAKD; translated from the coding sequence ATGGGCGAAAAGCTTTATCGCATGGCATACCGCTTGCTGGGCGATTCAGAATCAGCCAGAGATATTCTGCAGGAATTGTACCTGAAACTGTGGGAAACGCGCGGCGAACTTCATCATTTGTCAAGTATCGATGCTTTCGCCTGTACTATGCTTAAAAATAAATGCCTGGATAAACTTCGTCTTCTTAAACCTGTGGTTGATATTGAAGTGTTATCATCTACTGGACTCAACCCTGAAATTGCTTTTGACCATAATGAAAGCCTTATTGAAGTCCGGAAAGTGATGAATTTGTTGCCCGAAAAGCAAAAATTAATCATGCAAATGCGCGATATTGACGGTTTTACTTTTGAAGAAATTGCAGTCTTGTCTGAAACTTCAGTAAACAACGTAAGAGTTCAGCTTTGTAATGCCCGGAAATGGGTAAAAAATGAGTTAATCAAAATATACAGCTATGGATTGGCAAAGGATTGA
- a CDS encoding DUF4252 domain-containing protein — protein sequence MMKNLLLSCLIGLFCSCSVSSQNHTFDKVFERYADKDGFLTVKFSNLPAEMLDASAQDPDLKINSLRILTIQDEALNKRMNFYSEIVPGIDRSGYEELMSVKHNGENSILLCKKDRKRITEVLFVSGGDNNVLIEVTGSMSLEQAKKIANDVADDNHTHHEDLN from the coding sequence ATGATGAAAAACCTGTTATTATCCTGCCTGATTGGCCTTTTCTGTTCTTGTAGTGTGTCATCTCAAAATCACACTTTCGATAAAGTTTTCGAGCGCTATGCCGATAAAGACGGTTTTCTGACGGTGAAGTTTTCCAATTTGCCGGCTGAAATGCTTGATGCCAGTGCTCAGGACCCTGACTTAAAAATAAATTCGCTCAGGATACTTACCATTCAGGACGAAGCGCTTAACAAGAGAATGAATTTCTATTCGGAAATTGTTCCGGGTATCGATCGCTCAGGTTATGAAGAGCTGATGAGTGTAAAGCACAATGGCGAAAATTCAATTCTTTTATGCAAAAAAGACAGAAAACGCATTACAGAAGTGTTGTTTGTTTCAGGTGGCGATAACAATGTATTGATTGAAGTTACCGGGAGTATGTCGCTTGAACAGGCGAAAAAGATAGCAAATGACGTGGCAGATGATAACCATACTCACCACGAGGATTTAAACTAA